A window of the Planococcus citri chromosome 4, ihPlaCitr1.1, whole genome shotgun sequence genome harbors these coding sequences:
- the LOC135843729 gene encoding uncharacterized protein LOC135843729: MKSITFAAVFSSVLVFVLGQLDSELEEIHKKVLKSEEEAAKYCNELIPVSEDTRVKLEREVIRGESVPKDFHTSEWCNLNCNLEKLKFFEADGSMHLREIYESLLRKMPEFHQNRYKLLIHLFQTYRATKGMVDECERAYVAYYRFAEAIMIATVVADMNENQDIKDVIVEKLLTGDDFPKELEVSAEKAFKNTEFFFELNVLDTIGTSGARVEL; this comes from the exons atgaaatcaatcacGTTTGCGGCGGTATTCAGTTCTGTCTTAGTATTTGTGCTTGGTCAGCTAGATTCAGAACTGGAAGAAATCCATAAAAAAGTACTAAAGAGTGAAGAAGAAGCCGCCAAATATTGTAATGAACTTATTCCGGTTTCTGAAG ATACACGTGTAAAATTGGAAAGAGAAGTCATTAGAGGAGAATCGGTCCCAAAGGATTTCCATACATCAGAG TGGTGTAATCTGAACTGTAACCTGGAAAAACTTAAATTC ttCGAAGCTGATGGTTCAATGCATCTTCGCGAGATCTACGAAAGCTTGCTTAGAAAGATGcctgaatttcatcaaaaccgCTACAAACTTttaattcatttatttcaaaCTTACCGAGCAACCAAAG GTATGGTTGATGAATGTGAGAGGGCATATGTAGCATATTATCGATTCGCTGa AGCAATTATGATAGCAACTGTAGTTGCTGATATGAATGAAAATCAGGATATCAAAGACGTGATCGTGGAAAAATTGTTGACTGGCGATGATTTTCCGAAAGAATTAGAGGTATCCGCAGAAAAAGCCttcaaaaatactgaatttttcTTCGAGCTTAATGTCTTGGATACCATCGGTACCTCCGGAGCTAGAGTTGAATTGTAG
- the LOC135843530 gene encoding uncharacterized protein LOC135843530 yields MKSIVFAAVFSSALVFVLGQLDSEQVEVHKKVEKKEEEAAKYCNELFPVSEDMHIKFARSVIKGEPLPMDFHSEETCHLNCYLEQLGFFDANGDMDVREIYGYLIEKLPDLKVNRQILRIFLFQTYRMVKGLNDKCEKAFIVYYRFVEAVMTATMDSHNGANAETTEKQLFEVLDGKSTPKELDVAWDKSLKNAELFFDLTILK; encoded by the exons ATGAAATCAATCGTGTTCGCTGCGGTGTTCAGTTCTGCCTTAGTATTTGTGCTAGGTCAGCTAGATTCTGAACAGGTtgaagttcacaaaaaagtagaaaagaaagaagaagaagCTGCCAAATATTGTAACGAGCTGTTTCCAGTCTCTGAAG ACATGCACATAAAATTTGCAAGATCCGTCATTAAAGGAGAACCTCTCCCAATGGATTTCCATTCAGAAGAG ACGTGTCATCTGAATTGTTATCTGGAACAACTTGGATTC TTTGATGCTAATGGTGATATGGATGTTCGCGAAATTTATGGATACTTGATTGAAAAACTTCCTGACTTGAAAGTCAACAGACAAATACTTCGGATTTTCTTATTCCAAACTTACCGTATGGTCAAAG GTTTAAATGATAAATGTGAGAAGGCTTTTATAGTATATTATCGATTTGTTGA AGCTGTCATGACAGCTACTATGGATTCTCATAATGGCGCAAACGCCGAAACCACAGAAAAGCAGCTATTCGAAGTGTTGGATGGCAAAAGCACGCCAAAAGAATTAGATGTGGCCTGGgataaatctttgaaaaatgccGAGTTATTCTTCGATctaacaattttaaaataa